From a single Nicotiana tomentosiformis chromosome 2, ASM39032v3, whole genome shotgun sequence genomic region:
- the LOC104091276 gene encoding uncharacterized protein isoform X13, with protein MEFPKSSSALSSEMQKPVGIHSCLPSNNKTQQDEDKREPCFMHLLRAKLLCFWKQQVEEILQASELKKKQELPLARIRRAIKSNDQVKMVSAHSIVLFAKATEMFILELTHRAWMQAEQVKRRTLKRYDIARAIRNEELLDFLCDIVPLQSYKFQVEEANYGQGNEFHPAYQMVQPINFPYQFQVEEEANDGQGNEFHPAYEMLQLQPNNIPLQYQFQVEEESLDVQGNEFHQSYQMVQPNNIPQNQFQVEEEANDGQGNDFLAAYQMVQPNDVPYQFQVEEEANGGEGNQFHQAYQMVQPNNIPASFTSIQGIPAPLMLPPAINSSAEAEFSSDGFALDNKEGL; from the exons ATGGAATTCCCAAAATCCTCATCAGCTCTGTCATCAGAAATGCAAAAGCCGGTTGGTATTCATAGCTGCTTGCCAAGTAACAACAAAACTCAGCAG GATGAAGATAAAAGGGAGCCTTGTTTCATGCATTTGCTAAGAGCAAAGCTCCTCTGTTTCTGGAAACAACAAGTCGAAGAAATTCTTCAAGCTTCAG AGCTAAAGAAAAAACAAGAGCTGCCCCTTGCAAGGATCAGGCGCGCAATTAAGTCAAACGATCAAGTAAAG ATGGTTAGTGCACATTCTATCGTTTTGTTTGCAAAAGCAACTGAGATGTTCATTCTTGAACTCACACATCGTGCGTGGATGCAAGCTGAGCAAGTCAAACGTCGAACTCTGAAGCGTTATGACATTGCTAGGGCCATAAGGAATGAAGAACTTCTTGATTTCCTGTGTGATATCGTCCCACTCCAGTCCTACAAG TTTCAGGTGGAAGAGGCAAATTATGGCCAAGGAAATGAATTTCACCCGGCTTATCAAATGGTTCAGCCTATTAACTTTCCA taccaatTTCAGGTGGAAGAGGAGGCAAATGATGGCCAAGGAAATGAATTTCACCCGGCTTATGAAATGCTTCAGCTTCAGCCTAATAACATTCCG CTACAGTACCAGTTTCAGGTGGAAGAGGAGTCACTTGATGTCCAAGGAAATGAATTTCACCAGTCTTATCAAATGGTTCAGCCCAATAACATTCCG CAGAACCAATTTCAGGTGGAAGAGGAGGCAAATGATGGCCAAGGAAATGATTTTCTCGCAGCTTATCAAATGGTTCAGCCTAATGATGTTCCA TACCAATTTCAGGTGGAAGAGGAGGCAAATGGCGGCGAAGGAAATCAATTTCACCAGGCTTATCAAATGGTTCAGCCTAATAACATTCCG GCTTCTTTCACCAGCATCCAAGGAATTCCAGCGCCACTGATGCTACCACCTGCGATTAATTCATCTGCTGAAGCCGAGTTTAGCAGTGATGGATTTGCATTGGACAATAAGGAGGGACTCTAA
- the LOC104091276 gene encoding uncharacterized protein isoform X10, producing the protein MEFPKSSSALSSEMQKPVGIHSCLPSNNKTQQDEDKREPCFMHLLRAKLLCFWKQQVEEILQASELKKKQELPLARIRRAIKSNDQVKMVSAHSIVLFAKATEMFILELTHRAWMQAEQVKRRTLKRYDIARAIRNEELLDFLCDIVPLQSYKFQVEEANYGQGNEFHPAYQMVQPINFPYQFQVEEEANDGQGNEFHPAYEMLQLQPNNIPLQYQFQVEEESLDVQGNEFHQSYQMVQPNNIPNQFQVEEEANDGQGNDFLAAYQMVQPNDVPLQYQFQVEEEANGGEGNQFHQAYQMVQPNNIPASFTSIQGIPAPLMLPPAINSSAEAEFSSDGFALDNKEGL; encoded by the exons ATGGAATTCCCAAAATCCTCATCAGCTCTGTCATCAGAAATGCAAAAGCCGGTTGGTATTCATAGCTGCTTGCCAAGTAACAACAAAACTCAGCAG GATGAAGATAAAAGGGAGCCTTGTTTCATGCATTTGCTAAGAGCAAAGCTCCTCTGTTTCTGGAAACAACAAGTCGAAGAAATTCTTCAAGCTTCAG AGCTAAAGAAAAAACAAGAGCTGCCCCTTGCAAGGATCAGGCGCGCAATTAAGTCAAACGATCAAGTAAAG ATGGTTAGTGCACATTCTATCGTTTTGTTTGCAAAAGCAACTGAGATGTTCATTCTTGAACTCACACATCGTGCGTGGATGCAAGCTGAGCAAGTCAAACGTCGAACTCTGAAGCGTTATGACATTGCTAGGGCCATAAGGAATGAAGAACTTCTTGATTTCCTGTGTGATATCGTCCCACTCCAGTCCTACAAG TTTCAGGTGGAAGAGGCAAATTATGGCCAAGGAAATGAATTTCACCCGGCTTATCAAATGGTTCAGCCTATTAACTTTCCA taccaatTTCAGGTGGAAGAGGAGGCAAATGATGGCCAAGGAAATGAATTTCACCCGGCTTATGAAATGCTTCAGCTTCAGCCTAATAACATTCCG CTACAGTACCAGTTTCAGGTGGAAGAGGAGTCACTTGATGTCCAAGGAAATGAATTTCACCAGTCTTATCAAATGGTTCAGCCCAATAACATTCCG AACCAATTTCAGGTGGAAGAGGAGGCAAATGATGGCCAAGGAAATGATTTTCTCGCAGCTTATCAAATGGTTCAGCCTAATGATGTTCCA CTACAGTACCAATTTCAGGTGGAAGAGGAGGCAAATGGCGGCGAAGGAAATCAATTTCACCAGGCTTATCAAATGGTTCAGCCTAATAACATTCCG GCTTCTTTCACCAGCATCCAAGGAATTCCAGCGCCACTGATGCTACCACCTGCGATTAATTCATCTGCTGAAGCCGAGTTTAGCAGTGATGGATTTGCATTGGACAATAAGGAGGGACTCTAA
- the LOC104091276 gene encoding uncharacterized protein isoform X2, producing the protein MEFPKSSSALSSEMQKPVGIHSCLPSNNKTQQDEDKREPCFMHLLRAKLLCFWKQQVEEILQASELKKKQELPLARIRRAIKSNDQVKMVSAHSIVLFAKATEMFILELTHRAWMQAEQVKRRTLKRYDIARAIRNEELLDFLCDIVPLQSYKFQVEEANYGQGNEFHPAYQMVQPINFPYQFQVEEEANDGQGNEFHPAYEMLQLQPNNIPYQFQVEEESLDVQGNEFHQSYQMVQPNNIPLQQQNQFQVEEEANDGQGNDFLAAYQMVQPNDVPLQYQFQVEEEANGGEGNQFHQAYQMVQPNNIPASFTSIQGIPAPLMLPPAINSSAEAEFSSDGFALDNKEGL; encoded by the exons ATGGAATTCCCAAAATCCTCATCAGCTCTGTCATCAGAAATGCAAAAGCCGGTTGGTATTCATAGCTGCTTGCCAAGTAACAACAAAACTCAGCAG GATGAAGATAAAAGGGAGCCTTGTTTCATGCATTTGCTAAGAGCAAAGCTCCTCTGTTTCTGGAAACAACAAGTCGAAGAAATTCTTCAAGCTTCAG AGCTAAAGAAAAAACAAGAGCTGCCCCTTGCAAGGATCAGGCGCGCAATTAAGTCAAACGATCAAGTAAAG ATGGTTAGTGCACATTCTATCGTTTTGTTTGCAAAAGCAACTGAGATGTTCATTCTTGAACTCACACATCGTGCGTGGATGCAAGCTGAGCAAGTCAAACGTCGAACTCTGAAGCGTTATGACATTGCTAGGGCCATAAGGAATGAAGAACTTCTTGATTTCCTGTGTGATATCGTCCCACTCCAGTCCTACAAG TTTCAGGTGGAAGAGGCAAATTATGGCCAAGGAAATGAATTTCACCCGGCTTATCAAATGGTTCAGCCTATTAACTTTCCA taccaatTTCAGGTGGAAGAGGAGGCAAATGATGGCCAAGGAAATGAATTTCACCCGGCTTATGAAATGCTTCAGCTTCAGCCTAATAACATTCCG TACCAGTTTCAGGTGGAAGAGGAGTCACTTGATGTCCAAGGAAATGAATTTCACCAGTCTTATCAAATGGTTCAGCCCAATAACATTCCG CTGCAGCAGCAGAACCAATTTCAGGTGGAAGAGGAGGCAAATGATGGCCAAGGAAATGATTTTCTCGCAGCTTATCAAATGGTTCAGCCTAATGATGTTCCA CTACAGTACCAATTTCAGGTGGAAGAGGAGGCAAATGGCGGCGAAGGAAATCAATTTCACCAGGCTTATCAAATGGTTCAGCCTAATAACATTCCG GCTTCTTTCACCAGCATCCAAGGAATTCCAGCGCCACTGATGCTACCACCTGCGATTAATTCATCTGCTGAAGCCGAGTTTAGCAGTGATGGATTTGCATTGGACAATAAGGAGGGACTCTAA
- the LOC104091276 gene encoding uncharacterized protein isoform X19, with amino-acid sequence MEFPKSSSALSSEMQKPVGIHSCLPSNNKTQQDEDKREPCFMHLLRAKLLCFWKQQVEEILQASELKKKQELPLARIRRAIKSNDQVKMVSAHSIVLFAKATEMFILELTHRAWMQAEQVKRRTLKRYDIARAIRNEELLDFLCDIVPLQSYKFQVEEANYGQGNEFHPAYQMVQPINFPVEEEANDGQGNEFHPAYEMLQLQPNNIPFQVEEESLDVQGNEFHQSYQMVQPNNIPLQQQNQFQVEEEANDGQGNDFLAAYQMVQPNDVPLQYQFQVEEEANGGEGNQFHQAYQMVQPNNIPASFTSIQGIPAPLMLPPAINSSAEAEFSSDGFALDNKEGL; translated from the exons ATGGAATTCCCAAAATCCTCATCAGCTCTGTCATCAGAAATGCAAAAGCCGGTTGGTATTCATAGCTGCTTGCCAAGTAACAACAAAACTCAGCAG GATGAAGATAAAAGGGAGCCTTGTTTCATGCATTTGCTAAGAGCAAAGCTCCTCTGTTTCTGGAAACAACAAGTCGAAGAAATTCTTCAAGCTTCAG AGCTAAAGAAAAAACAAGAGCTGCCCCTTGCAAGGATCAGGCGCGCAATTAAGTCAAACGATCAAGTAAAG ATGGTTAGTGCACATTCTATCGTTTTGTTTGCAAAAGCAACTGAGATGTTCATTCTTGAACTCACACATCGTGCGTGGATGCAAGCTGAGCAAGTCAAACGTCGAACTCTGAAGCGTTATGACATTGCTAGGGCCATAAGGAATGAAGAACTTCTTGATTTCCTGTGTGATATCGTCCCACTCCAGTCCTACAAG TTTCAGGTGGAAGAGGCAAATTATGGCCAAGGAAATGAATTTCACCCGGCTTATCAAATGGTTCAGCCTATTAACTTTCCA GTGGAAGAGGAGGCAAATGATGGCCAAGGAAATGAATTTCACCCGGCTTATGAAATGCTTCAGCTTCAGCCTAATAACATTCCG TTTCAGGTGGAAGAGGAGTCACTTGATGTCCAAGGAAATGAATTTCACCAGTCTTATCAAATGGTTCAGCCCAATAACATTCCG CTGCAGCAGCAGAACCAATTTCAGGTGGAAGAGGAGGCAAATGATGGCCAAGGAAATGATTTTCTCGCAGCTTATCAAATGGTTCAGCCTAATGATGTTCCA CTACAGTACCAATTTCAGGTGGAAGAGGAGGCAAATGGCGGCGAAGGAAATCAATTTCACCAGGCTTATCAAATGGTTCAGCCTAATAACATTCCG GCTTCTTTCACCAGCATCCAAGGAATTCCAGCGCCACTGATGCTACCACCTGCGATTAATTCATCTGCTGAAGCCGAGTTTAGCAGTGATGGATTTGCATTGGACAATAAGGAGGGACTCTAA
- the LOC104091276 gene encoding uncharacterized protein isoform X16, whose translation MEFPKSSSALSSEMQKPVGIHSCLPSNNKTQQDEDKREPCFMHLLRAKLLCFWKQQVEEILQASELKKKQELPLARIRRAIKSNDQVKMVSAHSIVLFAKATEMFILELTHRAWMQAEQVKRRTLKRYDIARAIRNEELLDFLCDIVPLQSYKFQVEEANYGQGNEFHPAYQMVQPINFPVEEEANDGQGNEFHPAYEMLQLQPNNIPYQFQVEEESLDVQGNEFHQSYQMVQPNNIPLQQQNQFQVEEEANDGQGNDFLAAYQMVQPNDVPLQYQFQVEEEANGGEGNQFHQAYQMVQPNNIPASFTSIQGIPAPLMLPPAINSSAEAEFSSDGFALDNKEGL comes from the exons ATGGAATTCCCAAAATCCTCATCAGCTCTGTCATCAGAAATGCAAAAGCCGGTTGGTATTCATAGCTGCTTGCCAAGTAACAACAAAACTCAGCAG GATGAAGATAAAAGGGAGCCTTGTTTCATGCATTTGCTAAGAGCAAAGCTCCTCTGTTTCTGGAAACAACAAGTCGAAGAAATTCTTCAAGCTTCAG AGCTAAAGAAAAAACAAGAGCTGCCCCTTGCAAGGATCAGGCGCGCAATTAAGTCAAACGATCAAGTAAAG ATGGTTAGTGCACATTCTATCGTTTTGTTTGCAAAAGCAACTGAGATGTTCATTCTTGAACTCACACATCGTGCGTGGATGCAAGCTGAGCAAGTCAAACGTCGAACTCTGAAGCGTTATGACATTGCTAGGGCCATAAGGAATGAAGAACTTCTTGATTTCCTGTGTGATATCGTCCCACTCCAGTCCTACAAG TTTCAGGTGGAAGAGGCAAATTATGGCCAAGGAAATGAATTTCACCCGGCTTATCAAATGGTTCAGCCTATTAACTTTCCA GTGGAAGAGGAGGCAAATGATGGCCAAGGAAATGAATTTCACCCGGCTTATGAAATGCTTCAGCTTCAGCCTAATAACATTCCG TACCAGTTTCAGGTGGAAGAGGAGTCACTTGATGTCCAAGGAAATGAATTTCACCAGTCTTATCAAATGGTTCAGCCCAATAACATTCCG CTGCAGCAGCAGAACCAATTTCAGGTGGAAGAGGAGGCAAATGATGGCCAAGGAAATGATTTTCTCGCAGCTTATCAAATGGTTCAGCCTAATGATGTTCCA CTACAGTACCAATTTCAGGTGGAAGAGGAGGCAAATGGCGGCGAAGGAAATCAATTTCACCAGGCTTATCAAATGGTTCAGCCTAATAACATTCCG GCTTCTTTCACCAGCATCCAAGGAATTCCAGCGCCACTGATGCTACCACCTGCGATTAATTCATCTGCTGAAGCCGAGTTTAGCAGTGATGGATTTGCATTGGACAATAAGGAGGGACTCTAA
- the LOC104091276 gene encoding uncharacterized protein isoform X18, whose protein sequence is MEFPKSSSALSSEMQKPVGIHSCLPSNNKTQQDEDKREPCFMHLLRAKLLCFWKQQVEEILQASELKKKQELPLARIRRAIKSNDQVKMVSAHSIVLFAKATEMFILELTHRAWMQAEQVKRRTLKRYDIARAIRNEELLDFLCDIVPLQSYKFQVEEANYGQGNEFHPAYQMVQPINFPYQFQVEEEANDGQGNEFHPAYEMLQLQPNNIPFQVEEESLDVQGNEFHQSYQMVQPNNIPQNQFQVEEEANDGQGNDFLAAYQMVQPNDVPLQYQFQVEEEANGGEGNQFHQAYQMVQPNNIPASFTSIQGIPAPLMLPPAINSSAEAEFSSDGFALDNKEGL, encoded by the exons ATGGAATTCCCAAAATCCTCATCAGCTCTGTCATCAGAAATGCAAAAGCCGGTTGGTATTCATAGCTGCTTGCCAAGTAACAACAAAACTCAGCAG GATGAAGATAAAAGGGAGCCTTGTTTCATGCATTTGCTAAGAGCAAAGCTCCTCTGTTTCTGGAAACAACAAGTCGAAGAAATTCTTCAAGCTTCAG AGCTAAAGAAAAAACAAGAGCTGCCCCTTGCAAGGATCAGGCGCGCAATTAAGTCAAACGATCAAGTAAAG ATGGTTAGTGCACATTCTATCGTTTTGTTTGCAAAAGCAACTGAGATGTTCATTCTTGAACTCACACATCGTGCGTGGATGCAAGCTGAGCAAGTCAAACGTCGAACTCTGAAGCGTTATGACATTGCTAGGGCCATAAGGAATGAAGAACTTCTTGATTTCCTGTGTGATATCGTCCCACTCCAGTCCTACAAG TTTCAGGTGGAAGAGGCAAATTATGGCCAAGGAAATGAATTTCACCCGGCTTATCAAATGGTTCAGCCTATTAACTTTCCA taccaatTTCAGGTGGAAGAGGAGGCAAATGATGGCCAAGGAAATGAATTTCACCCGGCTTATGAAATGCTTCAGCTTCAGCCTAATAACATTCCG TTTCAGGTGGAAGAGGAGTCACTTGATGTCCAAGGAAATGAATTTCACCAGTCTTATCAAATGGTTCAGCCCAATAACATTCCG CAGAACCAATTTCAGGTGGAAGAGGAGGCAAATGATGGCCAAGGAAATGATTTTCTCGCAGCTTATCAAATGGTTCAGCCTAATGATGTTCCA CTACAGTACCAATTTCAGGTGGAAGAGGAGGCAAATGGCGGCGAAGGAAATCAATTTCACCAGGCTTATCAAATGGTTCAGCCTAATAACATTCCG GCTTCTTTCACCAGCATCCAAGGAATTCCAGCGCCACTGATGCTACCACCTGCGATTAATTCATCTGCTGAAGCCGAGTTTAGCAGTGATGGATTTGCATTGGACAATAAGGAGGGACTCTAA
- the LOC104091276 gene encoding uncharacterized protein isoform X5: MEFPKSSSALSSEMQKPVGIHSCLPSNNKTQQDEDKREPCFMHLLRAKLLCFWKQQVEEILQASELKKKQELPLARIRRAIKSNDQVKMVSAHSIVLFAKATEMFILELTHRAWMQAEQVKRRTLKRYDIARAIRNEELLDFLCDIVPLQSYKFQVEEANYGQGNEFHPAYQMVQPINFPYQFQVEEEANDGQGNEFHPAYEMLQLQPNNIPLQYQFQVEEESLDVQGNEFHQSYQMVQPNNIPQNQFQVEEEANDGQGNDFLAAYQMVQPNDVPLQYQFQVEEEANGGEGNQFHQAYQMVQPNNIPASFTSIQGIPAPLMLPPAINSSAEAEFSSDGFALDNKEGL, translated from the exons ATGGAATTCCCAAAATCCTCATCAGCTCTGTCATCAGAAATGCAAAAGCCGGTTGGTATTCATAGCTGCTTGCCAAGTAACAACAAAACTCAGCAG GATGAAGATAAAAGGGAGCCTTGTTTCATGCATTTGCTAAGAGCAAAGCTCCTCTGTTTCTGGAAACAACAAGTCGAAGAAATTCTTCAAGCTTCAG AGCTAAAGAAAAAACAAGAGCTGCCCCTTGCAAGGATCAGGCGCGCAATTAAGTCAAACGATCAAGTAAAG ATGGTTAGTGCACATTCTATCGTTTTGTTTGCAAAAGCAACTGAGATGTTCATTCTTGAACTCACACATCGTGCGTGGATGCAAGCTGAGCAAGTCAAACGTCGAACTCTGAAGCGTTATGACATTGCTAGGGCCATAAGGAATGAAGAACTTCTTGATTTCCTGTGTGATATCGTCCCACTCCAGTCCTACAAG TTTCAGGTGGAAGAGGCAAATTATGGCCAAGGAAATGAATTTCACCCGGCTTATCAAATGGTTCAGCCTATTAACTTTCCA taccaatTTCAGGTGGAAGAGGAGGCAAATGATGGCCAAGGAAATGAATTTCACCCGGCTTATGAAATGCTTCAGCTTCAGCCTAATAACATTCCG CTACAGTACCAGTTTCAGGTGGAAGAGGAGTCACTTGATGTCCAAGGAAATGAATTTCACCAGTCTTATCAAATGGTTCAGCCCAATAACATTCCG CAGAACCAATTTCAGGTGGAAGAGGAGGCAAATGATGGCCAAGGAAATGATTTTCTCGCAGCTTATCAAATGGTTCAGCCTAATGATGTTCCA CTACAGTACCAATTTCAGGTGGAAGAGGAGGCAAATGGCGGCGAAGGAAATCAATTTCACCAGGCTTATCAAATGGTTCAGCCTAATAACATTCCG GCTTCTTTCACCAGCATCCAAGGAATTCCAGCGCCACTGATGCTACCACCTGCGATTAATTCATCTGCTGAAGCCGAGTTTAGCAGTGATGGATTTGCATTGGACAATAAGGAGGGACTCTAA
- the LOC104091276 gene encoding uncharacterized protein isoform X11, with translation MEFPKSSSALSSEMQKPVGIHSCLPSNNKTQQDEDKREPCFMHLLRAKLLCFWKQQVEEILQASELKKKQELPLARIRRAIKSNDQVKMVSAHSIVLFAKATEMFILELTHRAWMQAEQVKRRTLKRYDIARAIRNEELLDFLCDIVPLQSYKFQVEEANYGQGNEFHPAYQMVQPINFPVEEEANDGQGNEFHPAYEMLQLQPNNIPLQYQFQVEEESLDVQGNEFHQSYQMVQPNNIPLQQQNQFQVEEEANDGQGNDFLAAYQMVQPNDVPLQYQFQVEEEANGGEGNQFHQAYQMVQPNNIPASFTSIQGIPAPLMLPPAINSSAEAEFSSDGFALDNKEGL, from the exons ATGGAATTCCCAAAATCCTCATCAGCTCTGTCATCAGAAATGCAAAAGCCGGTTGGTATTCATAGCTGCTTGCCAAGTAACAACAAAACTCAGCAG GATGAAGATAAAAGGGAGCCTTGTTTCATGCATTTGCTAAGAGCAAAGCTCCTCTGTTTCTGGAAACAACAAGTCGAAGAAATTCTTCAAGCTTCAG AGCTAAAGAAAAAACAAGAGCTGCCCCTTGCAAGGATCAGGCGCGCAATTAAGTCAAACGATCAAGTAAAG ATGGTTAGTGCACATTCTATCGTTTTGTTTGCAAAAGCAACTGAGATGTTCATTCTTGAACTCACACATCGTGCGTGGATGCAAGCTGAGCAAGTCAAACGTCGAACTCTGAAGCGTTATGACATTGCTAGGGCCATAAGGAATGAAGAACTTCTTGATTTCCTGTGTGATATCGTCCCACTCCAGTCCTACAAG TTTCAGGTGGAAGAGGCAAATTATGGCCAAGGAAATGAATTTCACCCGGCTTATCAAATGGTTCAGCCTATTAACTTTCCA GTGGAAGAGGAGGCAAATGATGGCCAAGGAAATGAATTTCACCCGGCTTATGAAATGCTTCAGCTTCAGCCTAATAACATTCCG CTACAGTACCAGTTTCAGGTGGAAGAGGAGTCACTTGATGTCCAAGGAAATGAATTTCACCAGTCTTATCAAATGGTTCAGCCCAATAACATTCCG CTGCAGCAGCAGAACCAATTTCAGGTGGAAGAGGAGGCAAATGATGGCCAAGGAAATGATTTTCTCGCAGCTTATCAAATGGTTCAGCCTAATGATGTTCCA CTACAGTACCAATTTCAGGTGGAAGAGGAGGCAAATGGCGGCGAAGGAAATCAATTTCACCAGGCTTATCAAATGGTTCAGCCTAATAACATTCCG GCTTCTTTCACCAGCATCCAAGGAATTCCAGCGCCACTGATGCTACCACCTGCGATTAATTCATCTGCTGAAGCCGAGTTTAGCAGTGATGGATTTGCATTGGACAATAAGGAGGGACTCTAA
- the LOC104091276 gene encoding uncharacterized protein isoform X15 translates to MEFPKSSSALSSEMQKPVGIHSCLPSNNKTQQDEDKREPCFMHLLRAKLLCFWKQQVEEILQASELKKKQELPLARIRRAIKSNDQVKMVSAHSIVLFAKATEMFILELTHRAWMQAEQVKRRTLKRYDIARAIRNEELLDFLCDIVPLQSYKFQVEEANYGQGNEFHPAYQMVQPINFPYQFQVEEEANDGQGNEFHPAYEMLQLQPNNIPLQYQFQVEEESLDVQGNEFHQSYQMVQPNNIPNQFQVEEEANDGQGNDFLAAYQMVQPNDVPYQFQVEEEANGGEGNQFHQAYQMVQPNNIPASFTSIQGIPAPLMLPPAINSSAEAEFSSDGFALDNKEGL, encoded by the exons ATGGAATTCCCAAAATCCTCATCAGCTCTGTCATCAGAAATGCAAAAGCCGGTTGGTATTCATAGCTGCTTGCCAAGTAACAACAAAACTCAGCAG GATGAAGATAAAAGGGAGCCTTGTTTCATGCATTTGCTAAGAGCAAAGCTCCTCTGTTTCTGGAAACAACAAGTCGAAGAAATTCTTCAAGCTTCAG AGCTAAAGAAAAAACAAGAGCTGCCCCTTGCAAGGATCAGGCGCGCAATTAAGTCAAACGATCAAGTAAAG ATGGTTAGTGCACATTCTATCGTTTTGTTTGCAAAAGCAACTGAGATGTTCATTCTTGAACTCACACATCGTGCGTGGATGCAAGCTGAGCAAGTCAAACGTCGAACTCTGAAGCGTTATGACATTGCTAGGGCCATAAGGAATGAAGAACTTCTTGATTTCCTGTGTGATATCGTCCCACTCCAGTCCTACAAG TTTCAGGTGGAAGAGGCAAATTATGGCCAAGGAAATGAATTTCACCCGGCTTATCAAATGGTTCAGCCTATTAACTTTCCA taccaatTTCAGGTGGAAGAGGAGGCAAATGATGGCCAAGGAAATGAATTTCACCCGGCTTATGAAATGCTTCAGCTTCAGCCTAATAACATTCCG CTACAGTACCAGTTTCAGGTGGAAGAGGAGTCACTTGATGTCCAAGGAAATGAATTTCACCAGTCTTATCAAATGGTTCAGCCCAATAACATTCCG AACCAATTTCAGGTGGAAGAGGAGGCAAATGATGGCCAAGGAAATGATTTTCTCGCAGCTTATCAAATGGTTCAGCCTAATGATGTTCCA TACCAATTTCAGGTGGAAGAGGAGGCAAATGGCGGCGAAGGAAATCAATTTCACCAGGCTTATCAAATGGTTCAGCCTAATAACATTCCG GCTTCTTTCACCAGCATCCAAGGAATTCCAGCGCCACTGATGCTACCACCTGCGATTAATTCATCTGCTGAAGCCGAGTTTAGCAGTGATGGATTTGCATTGGACAATAAGGAGGGACTCTAA